One segment of Pseudomonas pohangensis DNA contains the following:
- a CDS encoding cupin domain-containing protein, with product MALKHAASGEVLQLLPATPATALISQALVCAPRLEVMRLVLEAGKLIPGHAVAGPLTIQCLTGCVEVQTAGVWQNLQEQQLIYIAEGVEHALQARDGAIVLVTLVRLPHSG from the coding sequence ATGGCCTTGAAACACGCGGCATCCGGGGAAGTGCTCCAGCTGCTGCCGGCTACGCCAGCCACCGCGCTGATCTCCCAGGCCCTGGTCTGCGCCCCGCGCCTTGAAGTCATGCGTCTGGTTCTGGAGGCTGGCAAGCTGATCCCCGGGCACGCCGTTGCCGGGCCACTGACCATTCAATGCCTCACAGGTTGTGTCGAGGTGCAGACCGCAGGCGTGTGGCAAAACCTGCAGGAACAGCAGCTGATATACATTGCCGAAGGCGTCGAGCACGCCCTGCAAGCCCGCGATGGCGCAATCGTGCTGGTCACTCTGGTGCGACTGCCGCATAGCGGCTGA
- a CDS encoding SDR family NAD(P)-dependent oxidoreductase, with product MDSEFADRLVVITGASSGIGLALTAQLLQQGARVLGMARHVRGSQTLQALLQSYPQQLLLQAGDVTRSADLAMLRQRAVQLGGVDYLVACAGHAELAGSLDQAAFDRQWAVNGAGALNTLAALRGALGSNSSVVFLGSFLSQASFPGLAAHSAGKAALITQVRSLAVEFAPLDVRINLVSPGPTATALWDGLGLAEGELEQLAGQLGRRLLPGHFVDAAAVAQVIAFQLSQGARGVYGQDWVVDNGYSLRQGHGAA from the coding sequence ATGGACAGCGAGTTTGCCGATCGCCTGGTGGTGATTACCGGCGCCAGTTCAGGGATCGGTCTGGCGCTGACCGCGCAACTGTTGCAGCAAGGCGCGCGGGTGCTGGGCATGGCCCGGCATGTACGTGGTTCGCAGACACTGCAGGCGTTGCTGCAAAGCTATCCGCAGCAGCTGCTGTTGCAGGCCGGTGACGTCACCCGCAGTGCCGATCTGGCAATGCTGCGCCAGCGTGCGGTGCAACTGGGTGGCGTGGATTATCTGGTCGCCTGCGCCGGTCATGCCGAGCTGGCCGGCAGTCTTGATCAGGCGGCGTTCGACCGGCAGTGGGCGGTCAACGGCGCCGGCGCGCTGAATACCCTGGCGGCGTTGCGCGGCGCTCTGGGCAGCAACAGTTCGGTGGTGTTTCTCGGCAGCTTTCTCAGCCAGGCGAGTTTTCCCGGGCTGGCCGCGCACAGTGCCGGCAAGGCGGCACTGATTACCCAGGTACGCAGCCTTGCCGTGGAGTTTGCACCGCTCGACGTACGGATCAATCTGGTGTCGCCAGGACCGACTGCCACCGCCCTGTGGGACGGGTTGGGATTGGCTGAAGGAGAGCTGGAACAGCTGGCCGGACAACTCGGTCGGCGCCTGCTGCCCGGGCACTTTGTGGATGCTGCAGCAGTGGCGCAGGTGATCGCCTTTCAGCTGTCGCAAGGCGCACGGGGCGTCTACGGGCAGGACTGGGTAGTGGATAACGGCTACAGCCTGCGCCAGGGCCACGGAGCAGCGTAA
- a CDS encoding acyl-CoA dehydrogenase family protein codes for MNFAYSARTEALRLQLRRFLDEHIVPRIAAWHAEVAAGQYPPSFMPDLKALARAEGLWNLFLPALQADEPGTALTNLEYAPLAEIMGRVSWASEVFNCNAPDTGNMELLHLFATQEQRQRWLLPLLEGQIRSAFAMTEPDVPSSDASNIQTLIRRDGDEYVINGRKWFITNAAHPDCKLLIVMGKTDPDAAAHQQQSMILVPFDTPGVQLLRNIPVLNHIAPEGHCEMLLRDVRVPASNLLGREGDGFMMAQARLGPGRIHHCMRSIGMAELALELMVERCQERKVFGKYLQQYANIGDWIAESRIEIEQARLLVLKTAWMIDEVGARAARNEIAMIKALVPAMHTRVVDRAIQVYGAMGLSPDTPLADMWTGGRALRFADGPDQVHLRSIARFELKAAEQQRGATAAYLTPPHSLG; via the coding sequence ATGAATTTTGCCTACAGCGCCCGTACTGAAGCCTTGCGCCTGCAACTGCGGCGTTTTCTTGATGAGCATATCGTGCCGCGTATCGCTGCCTGGCACGCCGAGGTGGCGGCCGGCCAGTACCCGCCTTCGTTCATGCCCGACCTGAAGGCGCTGGCGCGCGCCGAAGGTTTGTGGAACCTGTTTCTGCCGGCGTTGCAGGCCGATGAGCCGGGCACCGCACTGACCAATCTGGAATACGCCCCGCTGGCAGAAATCATGGGCCGGGTGTCCTGGGCCTCCGAGGTGTTCAATTGCAACGCGCCGGACACCGGCAATATGGAGCTGTTGCATCTGTTTGCTACGCAGGAGCAGCGCCAGCGCTGGCTGTTGCCCTTGCTCGAGGGGCAGATCCGTTCGGCCTTCGCCATGACCGAGCCGGACGTGCCCTCCTCCGATGCCAGCAACATCCAGACGCTGATTCGCCGTGACGGCGATGAATATGTGATCAATGGCCGCAAGTGGTTCATCACCAACGCCGCGCACCCCGATTGCAAGTTGCTGATCGTCATGGGCAAGACCGACCCGGATGCCGCCGCGCACCAGCAGCAGAGCATGATTCTGGTGCCGTTCGACACCCCCGGCGTGCAGCTACTGCGCAATATCCCGGTGCTCAACCACATCGCCCCCGAAGGCCATTGCGAGATGCTGCTGCGCGATGTACGGGTACCGGCCAGCAACCTGCTTGGTCGTGAGGGTGACGGTTTCATGATGGCCCAGGCGCGTCTGGGACCGGGACGCATTCACCACTGCATGCGTTCGATCGGCATGGCCGAGCTGGCGCTGGAGTTGATGGTCGAGCGCTGTCAGGAGCGCAAGGTGTTCGGCAAGTATCTGCAGCAGTACGCCAATATCGGTGACTGGATCGCCGAGTCACGCATTGAAATCGAACAGGCGCGCCTGCTGGTGCTGAAGACCGCCTGGATGATCGACGAGGTCGGCGCCAGGGCCGCGCGCAATGAAATCGCCATGATCAAGGCACTGGTGCCGGCCATGCATACCCGCGTGGTCGATCGCGCCATTCAGGTCTACGGCGCCATGGGCTTGAGCCCCGATACCCCGCTGGCGGATATGTGGACGGGGGGCCGAGCGCTGCGCTTTGCCGACGGTCCCGACCAGGTTCACCTGCGCAGCATTGCGCGTTTCGAGCTGAAGGCTGCCGAACAGCAGCGCGGCGCCACCGCCGCCTATCTGACGCCGCCGCACAGCCTCGGCTGA